The following proteins come from a genomic window of Streptococcus oralis:
- the dnaB gene encoding replicative DNA helicase — MAEVEELRVQPQDILAEQSVLGAIFIDESKLVFVREYIDSRDFFKYAHRLIFQAMVDLSDRGEAIDATTVRTILDNQGDLQNIGGLSYLVEIVNSVPTSANAEYYAKIVAEKSMLRRLISKLTDSVNQAYEASKPVDEIIAQAEKGLIDVSENANRSGFKNIRDILNINFGNLEVRSQQTTDITGIATGYRDLDHMTTGLHEEELIIIAARPAVGKTAFALNIAQNIGTKLDKTVAIFSLEMGAESLVDRMLAAEGLVESHSIRTGQLTDEEWQKYTIAQGNLANASIYIDDTPGIRITEIRSRSRKLAQETGNLGLILIDYLQLITGTGRENRQQEVSEISRQLKILAKELKVPVIALSQLSRGVEQRQDKRPVLSDIRESGSIEQDADIVAFLYRDDYYDRAGEEEEGIPNNKVEVIIEKNRSGARGTVELIFQKEYNKFSSISKREA, encoded by the coding sequence ATGGCAGAAGTAGAGGAACTGCGAGTTCAACCTCAGGATATTTTGGCTGAACAATCTGTTCTGGGGGCTATTTTTATAGATGAGAGCAAGCTCGTTTTTGTCCGAGAATATATTGATTCTCGAGACTTCTTTAAGTATGCTCATCGGTTGATCTTCCAAGCGATGGTAGACTTGTCGGATCGTGGAGAAGCGATTGATGCGACAACGGTTCGGACGATTTTGGATAACCAAGGGGATCTCCAAAATATTGGTGGCTTGTCCTATCTTGTTGAAATTGTCAACTCTGTACCAACTTCAGCCAACGCGGAGTATTATGCTAAAATCGTAGCAGAAAAGTCTATGCTACGTCGTTTGATTTCCAAGTTGACAGACTCTGTCAATCAAGCCTATGAGGCTTCTAAGCCTGTAGATGAAATCATTGCTCAAGCTGAAAAGGGGCTTATTGATGTTAGTGAAAACGCCAATCGTAGTGGGTTCAAGAACATCCGTGATATTCTAAATATCAACTTTGGGAACCTAGAAGTTCGGTCACAACAAACAACTGACATTACAGGTATTGCTACAGGCTACCGTGATTTGGACCATATGACGACAGGTCTCCATGAGGAGGAACTGATTATTATAGCAGCTCGTCCTGCGGTCGGTAAAACAGCCTTTGCTTTGAACATTGCGCAGAACATTGGTACTAAGTTGGATAAGACGGTTGCTATCTTTTCGCTCGAAATGGGTGCGGAAAGTCTAGTAGACCGGATGCTAGCGGCCGAAGGCTTGGTGGAGTCTCATTCTATCCGTACGGGTCAATTGACTGATGAGGAGTGGCAAAAGTATACCATTGCTCAAGGGAATCTAGCCAACGCGAGTATCTATATCGATGATACACCAGGGATTCGGATCACGGAAATTCGTTCGCGCTCACGTAAACTGGCTCAAGAAACAGGCAATCTTGGTTTGATTTTGATCGACTACCTACAGCTTATTACAGGAACTGGTCGTGAGAACCGCCAACAAGAAGTCTCTGAAATTTCCCGTCAGTTAAAAATTCTAGCTAAGGAGCTAAAGGTTCCAGTCATTGCTCTTAGTCAGTTATCTCGTGGAGTGGAACAGCGTCAGGATAAGAGACCAGTCTTGTCTGATATTCGTGAATCGGGTTCTATCGAGCAGGATGCGGATATCGTAGCCTTTCTATACCGTGACGACTACTACGATCGTGCGGGTGAAGAAGAGGAAGGAATTCCAAATAACAAGGTTGAGGTTATCATCGAGAAAAACCGTAGTGGAGCTCGTGGAACAGTGGAATTGATTTTCCAAAAAGAATACAATAAATTTTCAAGTATCTCAAAGAGGGAGGCATAA
- a CDS encoding DHH family phosphoesterase, which translates to MKKNNLIPFSAVLLGLATFGILTLLIIFSHNLAVTITVLFLFVLLYLLLFVWQKKQYEKSEIEQIQYVNHQAEDSLNTLLDQMPVGVLKLDLSSGEVEWFNPYAELILTTEEGEIDVDLIQTIIKASVGNPGSYANLGETRYAVHMDKVSGVLYFFDVSGEYEATVELVTSRPVIGVISVDNYDDLEDATSDSDISHINSFVANFVSEFASKYAMFSRRVGMDRFYLFTDYTVLEGLMNDKFSVIDAFREEAKQRQLPLTLSMGFSYGDGNHDEIGKVALRNLNLAEVRGGDQVVVKENNETKNPVYFGGGTAASIKRTRTRTRAMMTAISDKIRSVDQVFVVGHKNLDMDALGSAVGMQLFANNIIENSYAVYDADQMSADIERAIQFLKKEDVTKLLSLTEAMKLVTNRSLLILVDHSKTALTLSKDFYDLFTQTIVIDHHRRDQDFPENAVITYIESGASSASELVTELIQFQNSKKNRLSRMQASVLMAGMMLDTKNFTSRVTSRTFDVASYLRTRGSDSIAIQEIAATDFEEYREVNELILQGRKLGSDILIAQAKDSTTYDTVVISKAADAMLAMSGIEASFVLAKNTQGFISISARSRSKINVQRIMEELGGGGHFNLAAAQIENMSLSEAGEKLTQLILDELKEKEKEE; encoded by the coding sequence ATGAAAAAAAATAATTTAATCCCGTTTTCTGCGGTCTTACTAGGACTTGCAACTTTCGGAATCTTAACTTTGCTGATTATTTTTTCACATAATCTTGCTGTAACAATCACTGTTTTGTTTTTATTTGTACTGCTTTATCTGCTTTTATTTGTATGGCAAAAAAAACAGTATGAAAAGAGCGAAATTGAACAAATCCAATATGTAAATCACCAAGCGGAAGATAGCTTGAACACGCTGCTCGATCAAATGCCAGTTGGTGTTCTGAAATTAGACTTATCTAGTGGCGAAGTCGAATGGTTTAATCCTTATGCTGAGTTGATTTTGACGACTGAAGAAGGCGAAATTGATGTTGACTTGATTCAAACCATTATCAAGGCTTCTGTGGGGAACCCTGGTTCTTATGCTAACTTGGGCGAAACACGCTATGCCGTTCATATGGACAAGGTTTCGGGTGTCCTGTATTTCTTTGACGTTTCAGGGGAATACGAAGCAACTGTTGAATTGGTAACTAGCCGTCCAGTCATTGGAGTCATCTCGGTAGACAACTACGATGATCTAGAAGATGCAACCTCCGACTCCGATATTAGTCATATCAATAGTTTTGTGGCAAATTTTGTTTCAGAATTTGCTAGTAAGTATGCTATGTTTTCTCGGCGTGTGGGTATGGACCGCTTTTATTTATTTACTGATTACACAGTTCTTGAGGGCTTGATGAATGATAAATTCTCTGTGATTGATGCCTTTCGTGAGGAGGCAAAACAGAGACAGCTGCCATTGACCTTGAGCATGGGCTTTTCTTATGGTGATGGAAATCATGATGAGATAGGGAAAGTTGCTTTAAGGAACTTAAACCTAGCTGAGGTTCGTGGTGGGGACCAAGTAGTTGTCAAGGAAAATAACGAAACCAAGAATCCAGTCTACTTTGGTGGAGGAACTGCTGCATCTATCAAACGTACTCGTACACGTACGAGAGCCATGATGACAGCCATTTCTGATAAGATTCGAAGTGTTGACCAGGTTTTTGTAGTCGGTCATAAAAATCTAGACATGGATGCCTTGGGCTCTGCTGTCGGTATGCAGTTGTTTGCAAATAATATTATTGAGAACAGTTATGCTGTCTATGATGCAGACCAGATGTCAGCAGATATCGAACGTGCTATCCAGTTCTTAAAGAAAGAAGATGTCACGAAACTCTTATCTCTTACAGAAGCGATGAAGCTAGTTACAAACCGTTCACTATTGATTCTGGTGGATCATTCCAAGACGGCTTTGACCTTATCAAAAGATTTTTATGATTTGTTCACTCAAACTATTGTTATTGACCATCATAGACGTGATCAGGATTTCCCAGAGAATGCTGTAATCACCTATATCGAAAGTGGAGCAAGTAGTGCGAGTGAGTTGGTCACAGAATTGATTCAGTTCCAAAATTCTAAGAAAAATCGTTTGAGTCGTATGCAGGCTAGTGTTTTGATGGCTGGTATGATGCTGGATACCAAGAATTTCACATCTCGAGTAACGAGTCGAACCTTTGATGTGGCTAGCTATCTGAGAACACGGGGAAGTGACAGTATTGCTATCCAGGAGATTGCTGCGACAGATTTTGAAGAGTACCGTGAGGTAAATGAACTCATTTTACAAGGTCGTAAGTTGGGGTCAGATATCTTGATTGCCCAAGCTAAGGACTCAACTACTTATGATACGGTTGTCATCAGTAAGGCTGCCGATGCTATGTTGGCTATGTCTGGTATTGAGGCTAGTTTCGTTCTAGCAAAAAATACACAAGGATTTATCTCTATCTCAGCTCGAAGCCGCAGTAAAATCAATGTGCAACGTATTATGGAAGAGTTGGGTGGCGGTGGTCACTTTAATCTAGCTGCTGCACAAATCGAGAATATGAGTCTGTCAGAAGCAGGAGAAAAATTGACCCAACTTATCTTGGATGAACTAAAGGAAAAGGAGAAAGAAGAATGA
- the hpf gene encoding ribosome hibernation-promoting factor, HPF/YfiA family: MIKYSIRGENLEVTEAIRDYVVSKLEKIEKYFQPEQELDARVNLKVYREKTAKVEVTIPLGSITLRAEDISQDMYGSIDLVTDKIERQIRKNKTKIERKNKNKVATSQLFTDALVEEANVVQPKVVRSKQIDLKPMDLEEALLQMDLLGHDFFIYVDVEDQTTNVLYRREDGEVGLLEVKES; encoded by the coding sequence ATGATTAAATATAGTATCCGTGGTGAAAACCTAGAAGTAACAGAAGCGATTCGTGATTATGTAGTTTCTAAACTCGAAAAGATCGAAAAGTATTTTCAACCTGAGCAAGAGTTGGATGCACGTGTGAATTTGAAAGTTTACCGTGAAAAAACAGCAAAAGTTGAAGTAACGATTCCACTTGGATCTATTACTCTCCGTGCAGAAGATATTTCTCAAGATATGTATGGCTCTATCGATCTTGTAACTGATAAAATTGAACGTCAGATTCGTAAAAATAAAACAAAAATCGAACGGAAGAATAAAAATAAAGTTGCGACAAGCCAACTCTTTACAGATGCCCTAGTTGAAGAGGCAAATGTTGTGCAACCAAAAGTAGTTCGTTCAAAACAAATTGATTTAAAACCAATGGATTTAGAAGAAGCGCTTCTTCAAATGGATTTGTTGGGACATGATTTCTTTATCTATGTAGACGTAGAAGATCAAACAACAAATGTTTTGTATCGTCGTGAAGATGGTGAAGTTGGTTTGTTAGAGGTGAAAGAATCATAA
- a CDS encoding acetyl-CoA C-acetyltransferase, which yields MKDVVIVSAVRTPIGYFGGSLKNVSAVDLGALVIKSALEKANVKPELVDEVIMGNVLGAGLGQNVARQMSIHAGLPEFTPAFTINKVCGSGLKAVQLAAQAIQCGDADIVVAGGAENMSQAPYVLPSFRWGGRMGDSKVVDTMIKDGLSDAFNEYHMGITAENVAEEYGISREEQDALALESQKRAVAAIESGRFKEEIVPVVIPQRKGDPIIFDTDEFPRKDASLESLSKLRPVFKKDGSVTAGNASGINDGAAAVLIMSAEKAEELGLSVIARIRSYANAGLDPKMMGCGPIYATRKALEKGNLTVEDLDLIESNEAFAAQACAVGKTLGFNTDIVNVNGGAIALGHPIGASGCRILVTLLHEMMKRDAKTGLATLCIGGGMGTALIVER from the coding sequence ATGAAAGACGTGGTGATTGTTTCAGCAGTGCGAACTCCAATAGGCTACTTTGGAGGAAGTTTGAAGAATGTTTCAGCTGTTGATTTGGGAGCGTTGGTTATTAAGAGTGCTTTGGAAAAAGCCAATGTCAAACCAGAGCTAGTAGATGAAGTGATTATGGGGAATGTCCTAGGCGCAGGTTTAGGTCAAAACGTAGCTCGTCAAATGAGCATTCACGCAGGACTCCCTGAATTTACACCAGCCTTTACTATCAACAAGGTTTGTGGTTCCGGTTTGAAGGCAGTGCAGTTAGCTGCTCAAGCGATTCAGTGCGGAGATGCAGATATTGTCGTGGCTGGTGGTGCAGAAAACATGAGCCAGGCTCCATATGTTTTGCCAAGCTTCCGTTGGGGTGGCCGTATGGGCGATTCGAAAGTGGTAGATACCATGATTAAGGACGGTTTATCTGATGCCTTTAACGAATACCATATGGGGATTACAGCTGAGAATGTGGCAGAAGAATATGGTATCAGTCGGGAAGAGCAAGATGCTCTTGCTTTGGAATCACAAAAACGAGCAGTAGCGGCTATAGAATCTGGACGCTTTAAGGAAGAGATTGTTCCGGTGGTTATTCCTCAACGCAAAGGCGATCCTATCATCTTTGATACAGATGAATTTCCTAGAAAAGATGCTAGCTTGGAGAGTCTGTCCAAGCTACGTCCTGTTTTCAAAAAAGACGGTTCTGTCACAGCGGGTAATGCTTCAGGAATCAATGACGGGGCAGCAGCTGTCTTAATCATGAGTGCTGAAAAAGCGGAAGAATTAGGACTTTCAGTGATTGCCCGCATTCGTTCGTATGCAAATGCAGGTTTGGATCCTAAGATGATGGGATGTGGACCGATTTATGCGACTCGCAAGGCTCTTGAAAAAGGCAATTTGACAGTTGAAGATCTCGACTTGATTGAGTCAAATGAAGCCTTTGCTGCCCAGGCTTGTGCGGTTGGTAAAACACTTGGCTTTAACACAGATATTGTCAACGTCAATGGTGGCGCCATTGCTCTTGGTCACCCAATTGGGGCTTCCGGTTGCCGTATCCTAGTAACGCTGCTACATGAGATGATGAAACGTGATGCTAAAACTGGCTTAGCAACTCTCTGTATCGGAGGAGGGATGGGGACTGCCCTTATCGTGGAACGTTAG
- the rplI gene encoding 50S ribosomal protein L9, whose amino-acid sequence MKVIFLADVKGKGKKGEIKEVPTGYAQNFLIKKNLAKEATAQAVGELRGKQKSEEKAHAEMLAEARAIKAKLEAEETVVEFVEKVGPDGRTFGSITNKKIAEELQKQFGINIDKRHIQVKAPIRAVGLIDVPVKIYQDVTSVINLRVKEG is encoded by the coding sequence ATGAAAGTAATCTTTTTAGCAGATGTCAAAGGAAAAGGGAAAAAAGGCGAAATCAAGGAAGTGCCAACTGGCTACGCTCAAAACTTCCTGATTAAAAAGAATTTGGCCAAGGAAGCAACTGCTCAAGCAGTAGGAGAGTTGCGTGGAAAACAAAAATCAGAAGAAAAGGCTCATGCAGAGATGTTAGCAGAGGCAAGAGCAATCAAGGCCAAGCTTGAAGCAGAAGAGACTGTCGTAGAGTTTGTTGAAAAGGTTGGACCAGATGGTCGTACATTTGGCTCTATCACCAACAAGAAGATTGCAGAAGAATTGCAAAAGCAATTTGGAATTAATATTGACAAGCGTCATATTCAAGTAAAAGCACCAATTCGAGCAGTAGGTTTGATTGATGTACCTGTGAAAATCTACCAAGATGTTACAAGTGTCATCAATCTTCGTGTAAAAGAAGGGTAA
- a CDS encoding SH3 domain-containing protein — protein MTFFKSGVKKSGCTQLSVGLATLFITSTFLFGGESVQADSVARGDDYPLHYKNGSVEIDQWRMYSRQCTSFAAFRLSSVNGFEIPPAYGNANEWGHRARREGYRVDSKPEIGSIAWSTEGYYGHVAWVSNVSGDTIEIEEYNYGVREKYNRRSVKASSMTGFIHFKDLVGNGGRTGNPIRSGLASSGTHTFTQKSAIRNQPSSTAQVIDYYYPGENVSYDQIVEKEGYKWLSYLSYSGTRRYVQYTETGSVENGWKKQNGIWNYRENGKLATGWKKINGSWYHFKENGTMSTGWVKDDSHWYYLKTSGEMQTGWLKENGTWYYLESSGAMKSSQWFQVGGKSYYVNASGALAVNTTVDGYRVDSNGARI, from the coding sequence ATGACGTTTTTTAAATCAGGAGTTAAGAAGAGTGGATGTACTCAGTTGAGTGTAGGGCTGGCTACTTTGTTCATTACGAGTACCTTTTTGTTTGGTGGGGAATCGGTTCAGGCCGACAGTGTAGCGCGTGGAGATGACTATCCGCTTCACTACAAAAATGGTAGTGTTGAAATCGATCAATGGCGAATGTACTCTCGCCAGTGTACGTCTTTTGCAGCCTTTCGTTTGAGTAGTGTGAATGGCTTTGAGATCCCGCCTGCTTATGGAAATGCAAATGAATGGGGGCACCGCGCAAGGCGAGAAGGCTACCGTGTTGACAGCAAGCCAGAAATTGGTTCAATTGCTTGGTCGACAGAAGGTTATTATGGGCACGTGGCCTGGGTATCAAATGTATCAGGGGATACGATTGAGATCGAAGAGTATAACTATGGAGTTAGGGAGAAATACAATCGTCGCAGCGTAAAAGCTAGCTCTATGACAGGCTTTATCCATTTTAAGGACTTGGTAGGGAATGGTGGTAGAACTGGAAATCCTATCAGGTCAGGGTTGGCGTCTAGTGGGACTCATACGTTTACTCAAAAGTCTGCCATTCGAAACCAGCCGTCAAGTACAGCACAAGTTATTGACTACTACTATCCTGGTGAAAATGTTAGCTACGATCAAATCGTAGAAAAGGAAGGTTATAAGTGGCTTAGTTACCTATCCTATAGTGGAACGAGAAGATACGTCCAGTATACGGAAACAGGATCGGTGGAGAATGGTTGGAAGAAGCAAAACGGTATTTGGAATTACCGTGAGAACGGGAAACTCGCAACTGGTTGGAAGAAAATAAATGGCAGTTGGTATCACTTCAAAGAAAACGGGACTATGTCAACAGGTTGGGTAAAGGATGACTCGCATTGGTACTATCTAAAGACATCAGGGGAGATGCAGACAGGATGGCTCAAGGAAAATGGAACATGGTATTATTTGGAGAGTTCAGGGGCTATGAAGTCTAGCCAGTGGTTCCAAGTAGGCGGAAAATCTTACTACGTCAATGCTTCAGGGGCTTTAGCAGTGAATACTACTGTGGATGGCTATCGAGTGGATAGTAATGGAGCTAGAATCTAG
- a CDS encoding Veg family protein encodes MSDAFTDVAKMKKIKEEIKAHEGQVVEMTLENGRKRQKNRLGKLIEVYPSLFIVEFGDVEGDKQANVYVESFTYSDILTEKNLIRYLDEES; translated from the coding sequence ATGTCAGATGCATTTACAGATGTAGCCAAGATGAAAAAAATCAAAGAAGAGATCAAGGCGCATGAGGGACAAGTCGTTGAAATGACTTTGGAGAATGGCCGTAAGCGCCAAAAAAATAGATTGGGTAAGTTAATTGAGGTTTATCCATCCCTATTTATCGTTGAATTTGGGGATGTTGAGGGAGATAAACAAGCTAATGTTTACGTTGAATCCTTCACCTACTCAGATATCTTGACAGAAAAGAACTTGATTCGCTATCTAGACGAAGAATCCTAA
- a CDS encoding DEAD/DEAH box helicase, whose product MKVNPNYLGRLFTEKEITEEERQVAVKLPAMRKEKGKLFCQRCNSSILEEWYLPIGAYYCRECLLMKRVRSDQALYYFPQEDFPKQDVLKWRGKLTPFQEKVSEGLIRAVEKKEPTLVHAVTGAGKTEMIYQVVAKVINNGGAVCLASPRIDVCLELYKRLQNDFACEIALLHGESEPYFRTPLVVATTHQLLKFHHAFDLLIVDEVDAFPYVDNPILYYAVNQCVKEEGLKIFLTATSTDELDKKVRTGELKRLSLPRRFHGNPLIIPKLVWLSDFNRYIEKSQLSPKLKSYIKKQRRTSYPLLIFASEIKKGEKLKELLQEQFPNENIGFVSSITENRLEQVQAFRDGELTILISTTILERGVTFPCVDVFVVEANHRLFTKSSLIQIGGRVGRSMDRPTGELLFFHDGLNVSIKKAIKEIKQMNKEAGL is encoded by the coding sequence ATGAAAGTAAATCCAAATTATCTCGGTCGTTTGTTTACTGAGAAAGAAATAACTGAAGAAGAACGACAGGTAGCAGTGAAACTGCCAGCAATGAGAAAAGAGAAGGGGAAACTGTTTTGTCAACGTTGTAATAGTTCGATTTTAGAAGAATGGTATTTGCCTATTGGCGCATACTATTGTAGGGAGTGTTTGCTGATGAAGCGAGTCAGGAGTGATCAAGCCTTATACTATTTTCCGCAGGAAGATTTTCCTAAACAAGATGTTCTTAAGTGGCGTGGTAAGTTAACCCCTTTTCAGGAGAAGGTGTCAGAGGGATTGATTCGAGCAGTCGAAAAGAAAGAACCGACCTTGGTTCATGCTGTAACAGGAGCTGGAAAGACGGAGATGATTTATCAAGTTGTGGCCAAGGTAATCAATAATGGTGGTGCAGTGTGTTTGGCCAGTCCTCGAATTGATGTATGTTTGGAATTGTATAAGCGACTGCAGAATGACTTTGCTTGTGAGATAGCACTGCTTCATGGCGAATCAGAGCCCTATTTTCGAACTCCACTAGTTGTTGCAACGACTCACCAGTTGTTAAAATTTCATCATGCTTTTGATTTGCTGATAGTAGATGAAGTAGATGCCTTTCCTTATGTTGACAACCCTATACTTTACTACGCTGTAAACCAATGTGTAAAGGAGGAGGGGTTAAAGATATTCCTTACAGCGACCTCTACAGATGAGTTAGATAAGAAGGTTCGCACTGGAGAATTAAAACGATTGAGCTTGCCAAGACGATTTCATGGAAATCCATTGATTATTCCAAAGCTAGTTTGGTTATCAGATTTTAATCGCTATATAGAAAAGAGTCAGTTGTCTCCAAAGTTAAAGTCCTACATTAAGAAGCAGAGAAGAACAAGTTATCCGTTGTTAATCTTTGCATCTGAGATTAAGAAAGGCGAGAAACTAAAAGAACTCTTGCAGGAACAGTTTCCAAATGAAAACATCGGCTTTGTGTCCTCTATCACAGAAAATCGATTAGAGCAGGTACAAGCTTTTCGAGATGGAGAGTTGACAATCCTTATTAGTACAACAATTTTGGAGCGTGGGGTCACCTTTCCTTGTGTGGATGTTTTTGTTGTAGAAGCTAATCATCGTCTCTTTACCAAGTCTAGCTTGATTCAGATTGGAGGGCGAGTTGGGCGCAGTATGGATAGACCGACTGGTGAACTGCTCTTCTTTCATGATGGATTAAATGTTTCGATCAAAAAAGCAATCAAGGAAATAAAGCAGATGAACAAGGAGGCAGGCTTATGA
- a CDS encoding ComF family protein — MNCLLCGQTIKSDLIFSHLLLFKNENNYLCSDCESTFEKIGEDYCPNCMKTGLSTMCQDCKFWCKEKIRVDHNAIFTYNQAMKDFFSRYKFDGDFLLRKVFAPVLANELKKYGDYQFVIIPLSPERLLERGFNQVEGLVEAAGFSFQDLLGKREETASSSKNRSERLATEIPFFIKTEDPLPKKILLIDDIYTTGATVNRVKRLFEEAGALDVKTFSLVR; from the coding sequence ATGAACTGTTTATTATGTGGACAGACAATAAAGAGTGACTTGATATTTAGTCACCTCTTGCTGTTTAAGAATGAGAACAACTATCTTTGTTCAGATTGTGAGTCTACTTTTGAGAAAATTGGTGAGGACTATTGCCCGAACTGTATGAAAACAGGCCTGTCAACTATGTGTCAAGATTGTAAATTTTGGTGTAAAGAAAAGATTCGAGTCGATCATAATGCAATCTTCACCTATAATCAAGCTATGAAAGACTTCTTTAGTCGATATAAGTTTGATGGAGATTTTCTACTTAGAAAGGTTTTTGCTCCTGTTCTAGCTAATGAATTGAAAAAGTATGGAGACTATCAATTTGTTATCATTCCCCTAAGTCCTGAAAGATTGCTTGAGAGGGGATTTAACCAGGTTGAAGGTTTGGTTGAGGCAGCAGGTTTTTCTTTTCAAGATTTACTAGGGAAAAGAGAAGAGACGGCTAGTTCTTCTAAGAATCGCTCGGAACGATTAGCTACCGAAATTCCATTTTTTATAAAAACTGAAGACCCTCTTCCTAAGAAAATTTTGCTTATTGATGACATCTATACAACAGGTGCGACTGTCAATCGTGTGAAGCGTCTTTTTGAAGAAGCAGGAGCTTTGGATGTTAAAACTTTTTCCCTTGTAAGATGA